GCGCATGACGGCGCCGACATTTCGGTTGATGCCATGCGCGATTGGCTGTCATCGCGCATCGCGAAATGGTGGATGCCGGATCGCATCATCTGCGCGCCGGTGCCGCTGACCGCGACCGGCAAGATCGACAAGAAGGCGATCCGCACGGCTTATGCCGGCCTGTTGAAGGACTGATCAACGGTTCCCCGCTGGAGAGAAGCGATGACAATCGATGCCGATGTGGCCGCCACGCTGGAAATGTTGAAACTCGCACCCGTGCCCGGGCCGGAGATCGAGATGGCGACCTTCCGCGCGATGATGGCGGCAGGCAATGCGGCGCGCGGCGAGCCCTTCTCGATCACGCGGGTCCAGGATGTGCGCTTCCCCGGCATGGACGGCGATGTGCCCGCGCGTTTCTACGCAAACGGTGCCCCTGACGCGCCCCTGCTGCTCTATTTCCACGGCGGGGGCTGGTCCTTCTGCAATCTCGATACGCATGACGATTTCTGCCGCAGGCTCAGCGCATTGCTCGGCTGGAGCCTGTTGTCGGTCGACTATCGGCTGGCGCCCGAGCATCCCTATCCGGCTGCCTTTGACGATTGCTGGTCGGCGCTCGAATGGGTCAATGGCGACGGCACCGAAGCGTTGGGCATCACGCCGACGGCAATCGTGGTCGGGGGCGACAGCGCGGGCGGCAATATCGCGGCCGGCATGTGCATCGCCGCAATCGAGCGGGATGGCCCACGGATCGACCACCAACTGCTCCTCTATCCCGCGCTCGATCCCCGGCTGCAAACCGAATCCATCCGCACGAACGGGCGCGATTATTATTTGACCGAGGGTTCGCTGCGCCATCTGTGGGGCCTGTATCTGGGCGGACGCGATGCGGATGTCTATGCTGCCCCGGCCTTCCACGACGATCTGAGCCGGCTTCCGCCTGCGACCATCGTCACCGCCGAATATGATCCGCTGCGTGACGAGGCGCGCGATTATGCCGCGCGGCTCGAAGCCGCGGGCGTGCCGGTTGCCTATCGCTGCATCGAAGGCACGATCCACGGCTTTGCGCAGATGCCCAACCTTGCCTCCCAGCAGAAGCTGATGGCTTTCCTGAAGGGCGAACTGACGGAATTGCTCATTCGCTGACGATGATTGTTCGGGGTCTGCCGCTGAGGGGCAGACCCCGAACAAGGATCGATCAGGCCATCTCGGCGGGTGCTTTGTAGGTCACATCGAACGCGCCTTCGAACCCCGCGTCGATCACCTGGTCGCAAATCTGCCGATAGGATGGCAGCCCGCCCAGGTAGCACATGAACTGCACCGGTTTGCCGGGGATGTTCGCCCCCATGTACCAGCTGTTCCCGCGCATATAGAGGCTGTTTTCGGCTAACCCCGCCACCTTGGCCGCCCACGCGGACTGCGCGTCGGCATTGGCCTCGAGCGCCTCAATATCGTGATCGCGGGCATAAGTGAACGCCCGCACCAGCCATTCGACATTGGCTTCGATCGTGGCGATCACGTTCGAGATCGCGGTCGGCCCGCTCGGCCCCGTGATCATGAACATGTTCGGGAAGCCATGCACGGCCATGCCCAGGAAGCAGTCCGCCGACTGGGCCCATACGTCGCGCAGCAATCGGCCGTCGCGCCCATATATATCGACCGACGATAGCGCGCCCGTAAAGGCATCGAAACCCGTCGCCAGGATCAGCATGTCGAGCGGATAGGTCGCGCTTTCGGTACGGACACCCTCGGCAGTCACGTCGCGGATCGGATCGACCTTGAGATCGACGAGGTGGACGTTGGGCTTGTTATAAACCGCGTGATAGCCGGTATCGAGCGCGACGCGCCGGCTGCCGATCGGATAGCCGCGCGGTTTCAGCGCTTCGGCCACGGCCTGATCCTCGACGATCACGTTGATCTCGCCGCGCACATAATCGGCGACCTGATCATTGGCTTCGATCGTCATCATATGATCGGGGAAGGCGCCCAGCATCGAAAATCCGCCGCGCGCCCACGCCTGATCGAAGTTCGCGCGCCGCTCCTCATCGTTCATCTCGAACGTCTTGCGCGTGCCGGGCGTCGCCTTCAGCCCGGCATAGCTTGCCCGCGCGTCGCGGCGCCGATCGGGATAGATCGCCTTGGCCTCATCCATTTTCTCGGGCGAGATCGGGGCGTTGCGCGCGGGGACGGAGAACGTCGGGGTCCGCTGAAAGACAAACAGCTCGCCCGCCTTTTCGGCGACAGCGGTGATCGCCTGGATGCCCGACGATCCGGTGCCGATCACACCCACGCGCTTGCCTGCAAACGACACGTCCTCGTGCGGCCAGCGCGATGTGAAATAGGTCTCGCCCGCAAAATCGCCGAGACCGGGGATTGCGGGATCCTTCGGCACCGCCAGGCACCCCGTTGCCATGACGACGAACTGCGCCGTCAGGCTGTCGCCCTTGTCGGTACGGATCGTCCAGCGCGCGACCGCCTCGTCATAGTCGGCGCCGACCATTGCCATGTTGAAGGTGAAGTAGGGCCGGACGCCCAGCCGATCCGCCACGAAATGAGCATAGCGCAGGATTTCCGGCTGAGCCGCGTAGCGCTCCGTCCAAGTCCACTCCTGATCGATCTCCGGCGAGAGTAGGAATAGTCGAAGCTTTCGACGTCGCAGCGCGCGCCCGGATAGCGATTCCAATACCAGGTCCCGCCGAAATCCCCCGCTTTGTCGATCGCGCGGACATCGAAGCCCGCATTCCGCAACGTGTGAACCATGTAGATCCCGGCAAAGCCGCCGCCTACGACGACGACATCGAGGTCGGATACGTCTCCCGCGCCTTTCATCTGTCCCTCCATAACCCATTCTGATTTTGGAGCAGGATCAACGACACGGCTCAAAAAGCAAGGGGGCTCTGGGATGGAGCGACCGGATCGGACGGGATGTATTTAGCGGGCAGGAACGCGCCTCATGACCGGTCATTCGTGCCGCTAATCCTATGCCTGAAAGCAGACATGTCGATCCGGGATAGCGCTAGGTCAGAAGTTCGCGGAAGAACGCCCTGATGTCGTCGATCATCAGGTCCGGTACCTCCATGGGCGCGAAATGCCCGCCCGTGTGGGCGACGTTCCAGCGCTGGAGATTGTAATAACGCTCGGCCCAGCGGCGCGGCTGCGGCATCACATCCTCGGCGAATTGCAGCACTCCCACCGGCGCCTCGACCACAGGCACGCGATCGTGGACCGGCCCCGCATTGCCGGGCCGCGCTTCGTAATAATAGCGGGCCGAACTGACATAGGTTTCGGTGAGCCAGTACAGCATCACCGTATCCAGCAGATCGTCCTTGCTGAACACCGTCTCCAGCCCGTCACGGACATCTGCCCAGGCGTAACGCTTTTCAACCAGCCATGCGGCCAGGCCGACCGGTGAGTCATTCAGCGCGAAGGCCGGCGTCTGCGGGCGGGTGCGCTGGATCTGCATATAGCCGTTTCCGTCCTGCATGAACGTCTGCGTCTTCGCGCCCCAGGCATATTCGTGCGGCTCGAAATCCGACGGTTCGGGATAAGGCGGCTTGATCGGCGCGATGAAGTGGAGGTGTGCGCCGATCACGCGATCGGGATAGGCATGGCCCAGCATCGCCGAGATCATCGCGCCGAAATCCCCGCCCTGCGTCGCGAAGCGTTCGTAGCCGAGCCGGTCCATCAGCTTCACCCACAGATGCGCCGTCTCGAAGAAGTTGACGCCTGGCCGGTCGAGCGGGCTCGAAAAGGTGAAGCCGGGCAGCGACGGCACGATCACGTCGAACGCATCGGCCGGATCGCCACCCACTCCGGCGGGGTCGGCCAGCGGCCCGATGATCTCGCGCATGTCCCAGAACGTCCACGGCCAGCCGTGGTTTAGGATCAGCGGGGTCGGGTTTGAGCCCTTGCCCCTCACATGGATGAAATGGATCGGCACGCCGTCGATAGTGGTTCGGAACTGCGGCAGCGCGTTCATCTTCGCTTCTTGCGCGCGCCAGTCATAGGTGTTGAGCCAATAGTCAGTCAGCTCGCGCATATAGGCCAGGTTGGCGCCCGCCTGCCACGCGCCGTTGTCGCCAATCTCGCGCGGCCAGCGGGTGCGAAGCAGCCTTTCGCGCAGGTCGCCCAGTTGCGCGTCGGTCGCCGCGATCGTGAACGGCTCGATCCTGTCGTCCATCGTCCCCTCCTCCTCATTTTATTCTCGGTGGTCAGCGTTCCTCGCGCAGGAAGCGACCGAACAGCATCGTCGCCACGGCCAGCCGGTCACGCGATGTCTGATCGTCGCCATGCCGGGCGCGGTGGGTCAGGGCATGACCGAGTTCTGCCAGCGTCGCCTGCGCCCATGCCAGTCGGAAGCCTTCGCCCGGTTGCAGGGCGCGTTCGAAGGCGATGAACTGTTCGGCAAAGCACCGCATCATCGTCGCGCCGAACCGCGCGGTTGCCTGTGGTGTTCCCGGCTGCATGCCCACCGCCATGATCAGCTCGGCAGGCGCCGGCTCGGACGTCACGAAGTCGGCGAAATCCGCGACCCAGGCGCCGATCTCCGTATCGGACGGCGCAGGCCCCGGCAGCCGCCGGATGACATCGCAGACGTCGATGACGTAGTTTTCGCCGATCGCCTCCAGGATCTGCTCCTTGTCCGCGAAGTGCGTGTAGAGCGTCGACCGCCGGATCTCGGCCGCATTGGCGATCTGGTCCATTGTCGCCGCCGCATACCCAACCGTCGCGAACAGCCTATTGGCAGCCTTGCAGATCTGCTCGCGCGTCATAGCGCGCCGCGCCGCGCCGCGATCCTCGCCGCGCCGTGGCGCCCGTAAAAGCGCGGCTTTGCTGTCGGGACCGTCACCGCTCATATCGCACCCCTAACGATAA
The Sphingomonas crocodyli genome window above contains:
- a CDS encoding alpha/beta hydrolase; this translates as MTIDADVAATLEMLKLAPVPGPEIEMATFRAMMAAGNAARGEPFSITRVQDVRFPGMDGDVPARFYANGAPDAPLLLYFHGGGWSFCNLDTHDDFCRRLSALLGWSLLSVDYRLAPEHPYPAAFDDCWSALEWVNGDGTEALGITPTAIVVGGDSAGGNIAAGMCIAAIERDGPRIDHQLLLYPALDPRLQTESIRTNGRDYYLTEGSLRHLWGLYLGGRDADVYAAPAFHDDLSRLPPATIVTAEYDPLRDEARDYAARLEAAGVPVAYRCIEGTIHGFAQMPNLASQQKLMAFLKGELTELLIR
- a CDS encoding TetR/AcrR family transcriptional regulator, coding for MSGDGPDSKAALLRAPRRGEDRGAARRAMTREQICKAANRLFATVGYAAATMDQIANAAEIRRSTLYTHFADKEQILEAIGENYVIDVCDVIRRLPGPAPSDTEIGAWVADFADFVTSEPAPAELIMAVGMQPGTPQATARFGATMMRCFAEQFIAFERALQPGEGFRLAWAQATLAELGHALTHRARHGDDQTSRDRLAVATMLFGRFLREER
- a CDS encoding epoxide hydrolase family protein; amino-acid sequence: MDDRIEPFTIAATDAQLGDLRERLLRTRWPREIGDNGAWQAGANLAYMRELTDYWLNTYDWRAQEAKMNALPQFRTTIDGVPIHFIHVRGKGSNPTPLILNHGWPWTFWDMREIIGPLADPAGVGGDPADAFDVIVPSLPGFTFSSPLDRPGVNFFETAHLWVKLMDRLGYERFATQGGDFGAMISAMLGHAYPDRVIGAHLHFIAPIKPPYPEPSDFEPHEYAWGAKTQTFMQDGNGYMQIQRTRPQTPAFALNDSPVGLAAWLVEKRYAWADVRDGLETVFSKDDLLDTVMLYWLTETYVSSARYYYEARPGNAGPVHDRVPVVEAPVGVLQFAEDVMPQPRRWAERYYNLQRWNVAHTGGHFAPMEVPDLMIDDIRAFFRELLT
- a CDS encoding flavin-containing monooxygenase — its product is MESLSGRALRRRKLRLFLLSPEIDQEWTWTERYAAQPEILRYAHFVADRLGVRPYFTFNMAMVGADYDEAVARWTIRTDKGDSLTAQFVVMATGCLAVPKDPAIPGLGDFAGETYFTSRWPHEDVSFAGKRVGVIGTGSSGIQAITAVAEKAGELFVFQRTPTFSVPARNAPISPEKMDEAKAIYPDRRRDARASYAGLKATPGTRKTFEMNDEERRANFDQAWARGGFSMLGAFPDHMMTIEANDQVADYVRGEINVIVEDQAVAEALKPRGYPIGSRRVALDTGYHAVYNKPNVHLVDLKVDPIRDVTAEGVRTESATYPLDMLILATGFDAFTGALSSVDIYGRDGRLLRDVWAQSADCFLGMAVHGFPNMFMITGPSGPTAISNVIATIEANVEWLVRAFTYARDHDIEALEANADAQSAWAAKVAGLAENSLYMRGNSWYMGANIPGKPVQFMCYLGGLPSYRQICDQVIDAGFEGAFDVTYKAPAEMA